From the genome of Anoplopoma fimbria isolate UVic2021 breed Golden Eagle Sablefish chromosome 1, Afim_UVic_2022, whole genome shotgun sequence, one region includes:
- the exosc5 gene encoding exosome complex component RRP46 — translation MEVCGSSNVTLREFGCEQSLLSRPDGSASFIQGDTSVLAAAYGPAEVKVSKEIYDRATLEVLIQPKVGLPSVRERSQEQCVRETCEASLLLSLHPRSSLTLILQLIHDDGSLLSCFLNAACMALMDAGLPMSCLFCGVTCAIDTDGQIITDPTAAQEKESRAVMTFAIDSTERRVMMSSTKGSFSVNEMQQCIAVSQKASEKIFQFYRDSVRRRYSKTL, via the exons ATGGAAGTGTGCGGCTCTTCAAACGTGACTCTGAGAGAGTTTGGTTGTGAGCAGAGTTTACTGTCTCGACCTGACGGCTCAGCGTCCTTCATTCAAG GAGACACAAGTGTGTTGGCTGCAGCGTACGGACCAGCTGAGGTCAAGGTCAGTAAGGAAATCTATGACCGGGCAACACTGGAGGTGTTGATACAGCCCAAAGTGGGACTGCCAA gTGTAAGGGAGCGATCTCAAGAGCAGTGTGTGCGAGAAACCTGCGAGGCATCTCTGCTCTTGTCACTTCATCCGCGCTCCTCCCTCACTCTCATTCTTCAGCTGATACATGATGACGGTTCA CTCTTGTCCTGCTTTTTGAATGCTGCCTGCATGGCTCTTATGGATGCGGGCCTGCCTATGAGTTGCCTGTTCTGTGGAGTGACCTGTGCCATCGACACAGACGGTCAAATCATCACAGACCCCACTGCAGCACAGGAAAAG GAAAGTCGGGCCGTGATGACCTTTGCTATTGACAGCACGGAACGCAGAGTAATGATGTCATCCACCAAAGGATCATTTTCAGTAAACGAG ATGCAGCAGTGTATTGCAGTCAGTCAGAAAGCATCAGAGAAGATCTTCCAGTTCTACAGAGATTCTGTCAGGCGCCGATACTCCAAAACCCTCTGA